One segment of Triticum aestivum cultivar Chinese Spring chromosome 2A, IWGSC CS RefSeq v2.1, whole genome shotgun sequence DNA contains the following:
- the LOC123188438 gene encoding uncharacterized protein, translating into MPVYAHMMYLKISVLTVTIGRATAKACRCEFLRMGIATVAATTHQQRRCSSMVPCLHLATSLLYLAMAVSPTSNSGIQDLAGLGQPALRVQDPALMSLGSRATCLAYSS; encoded by the exons ATGCCGGTGTACGCGCACATGATGTACCTCAAGATCTCAGTTCTCACTGTGACCATAG GCAGAGCAACAGCAAAGGCCTGCCGGTGTGAATTTCTCAGAATGGGAATTGCTACAGTGGCGGCGACGACACATCAGCAGCGGCGGTGCAGCAGTATGGTACCCTGCCTCCACCTTGCCACCAGCCTCCTCTACCTCGCAATGGCGGTGTCTCCGACCTCCAACTCTG GCATTCAAGACCTGGCAGGGCTGGGTCAACCGGCCCTTCGTGTTCAAGACCCGGCTCTGATGAGCCTTGGCAGCCGTGCTACCTGCTTGGCATATTCATCCTGA